The nucleotide window GTTGagttgagggaggaggaggaggagaagaagaagaagaagaagccatcgtctggagaggaagagaaggccaaggacaagGCAACGACAAGTATCAAAGAAGCGGAGGACAAAGTCGCTGCTGACCTGGCGAGATTGGATCTTAACAGGAAGGCCGAGATTTCGGACAAGGCTGCGCAGATGCAGAGGGATGCTGACGCTTTGGCGGTTGAGAGAGGCCAGGGCAGCGGGAAGCTGGATAGGCTGCTAGCCGGTCAAGGTGTGGAAGTTACGATCCGGGAGAAGCCAACGACAGGTCCGGCAAAAGCACCGGATCACGCTAAGGCGTCTTCTACGTCCCGGAAGAAGAACCCGCAGGATGCCCATCGTATGGTTGAAGGCCACAAGCCTAGGTTCGGCACTGATATCAGGAGCCAGGAAGCTGCAAAGAACGATGGTAGCGAGAGCGAAAGTGAAGATAccgatgaggacgatgatgatatTAATGACTATCTGTCGGGACGCATGCAAATATCCATGTAGTCCAGGCAAGACAGTATTTACGCTAGATTGTAGAACTTGCGCAGAACCTGGACAGACATAGCATTTACAGATGACCAATCTTGAAAGATACCCACCTTGAGTCTATTACAGAGTTCGTTGGGCCAACCAAGAACGTCAAGCCTACGTAGTTTTATATACCCAGACGGGCGTTTAATGGCTGTCCAAGTCCCGGACATAGACAAGCTGCGAGTTAGCATATCACCAGAACTGGGAGGTTCCTTGATGGCGTTTGACCCAAAAACCGGGGCGGAAGCAAACTCCCCTCCTGGCACTTGTGCCGAACCACACCATCCAAGTCCCAACCCTGCCCCTCAACACAGTCACCATAGAGCATATATGGCACCACAATCCCATACGAGGACGGGAAGAGAATTGGCAATCAAGCATCGTCTCCGGCATTACACCAAGAGAGTCAGCGACACCTTTTGTGGGCAAACAGATCGCATTTGGTTTCGCAGATGTGACCTAATGATGCTCTCATGCTACCCTGTTCCAGATAGACACCGAACACCAACCCAGGTAGGACCGACACCACCGTAGTGCATGATCCAACGCCCGATTTCCCATTATTGTTTTGGTTATCGTCGACCGGGCGACATTTAGTCGCGGCGGGGACGGTCGCCGAAGCGGCGGCCGCGCTCGACAGGCTGGGCCTGGGTGACGGGGATGACGTTGACGGGGATGGAGTCGAACTGTTCGAAGGTAAGTTAGACAAAATGAAATCCTTACCATGGCTTCATGCGCGCCAGAAAACCAGTGATGGTTGGGTGTGATAGTGAAGGAAACTTACGCCGAGGTGCTTGAGGAGGTCCTTGGTCTCGGTGTCGACGTCGAGCTGACCGCTCTCGGAGTTCTGGGTGAAGTCGAGAGCAGAGACCTCGGGAACGTACTGGTCCTTGCGCtcacgctcctcctcctgcagcTTGAAGGAGATACCGCGGACGGGGCCACGCTGGATACGCTTCATCAAGTGGGTGGTGTAGCCGGCAATCTATTGGTGTCAAACATGTTAGATCCCCCTTCTGTCTGTCCTTCCGCCCGGGTCCATATATAAACCCTCTCCCGGTTCGTGACAAAAACGCACCTTGTTGCGGAGGCGCTTGGAGGCAATGATGGCGATCTCATCGCAGATGCGCTTGTTGGTCTCGAAGTCGAGGGTCAACTTGGGGTAGTACCGCTCAATGATGACCTTGGCGGACTTCTTGACAGTCTTGGTACGAACGCGACCCATTTTGCCggctttgctgctgctttgcTGCTGAAGGAGGGGAGTTGACGGGTTACGTtgtcaaggacaagaagacgtGAACAAACACCAAGTCGAACTTTTTTGGTCTGGCAATATCCGGCGGGTTGTGGGGTCAGTGCACGCCCAGCTGAGGTTTGGCGTTAGGGCACGTACTGAGCCTCATGTGGCTGAGGAGTGTCGTGGCTGAGTGGTCATGGTCCGCTCGGCACGTGACCCCCATTGTTTACACTCAGTGTTGCCCCTGAACCGATCGAACGCTTACAGTACAAAGGCAGTGACACTCACTTACCCTTAAACAACTACTCAGCTCTCGATCGCCAAGATTTCAAGAATGTCAACGCATCTCATCGCAGGAGGTCTTTATGAACCGGTCTATATTTACAGCTTAGATTGTTACAATGGACTGTCTGTTTTATGACTGATTTGCGAGCGGTGATAAGTATGACCATCAGCTATCCACACCTACACGGCCTGCAAAGATCCCAATCGCGTCCCTCCAGTCTTCTTGCCAGATTTTGGGTATCTCATTGACTGCTCGCCGCGAAGCATTCGTGTTCCCACTTCTGCCTATCGGCCGGTTTACCGTAAACCATACCCAGACGAGCCCGACATGGTAGGTGATGAGGGCGAGTCAGAGTTCTCGTACCTGCCCCTCAGCCTTGCAGCAGTCATAGGGATCTTCTTGAAGGTCTTTTCCTGGCGCTTGGGGGCAGACCCGAAGATGGGCTCACGGGCGTCGCCAATCAATTCTTTGGCGATGAGAACATCCGTCGCCTTGGCATCACTAACAGTCAGCTGTACGCGGCCAGTCGAGTCGACCGTCGCCTTGTCAACGTTGACCCAGAGCTTGGCACCGCCCTCAATGCTGGGATCGAATTTGTCCATAACAGAGTTGCCCCTCAGGTTGCTGTGGCTTGTGCCAAGTGGTCCATCGGCGACGAAGCCAGCAACACCAATCTTGGCATCGTTTCCAAGACCTCCCCTGCGCGGCTTGAGCACTCTAGCCTGGACGGGCGGGTGGCTCTTCTGCGGACCGTAGATCGGGTGGTTGTTGAGGTAGGCCGCAGTACGGAGGTATGAGATACCGGCCGAGGGGTGGGTGATGGGAGGACCGCGTCCACCGTACGGGCTGTCGGTTGCGCGCAGGTTGACCAGCAAGGAGTGCTGGCGCGCTTCAGCAGCCTGAGGAGGCTTGAGTGGTGCGAGATCCAAGAACTGGCCGACCAAATCGTAGAGCACCTGGTTATCGTTGCGCAGGCGGCGCAGGTACTCGGTCACCTCGTCGTCCGTGATAGACTCCGGCTTGAACGGCTCTTGTGTCTCCGCAACCGCGTCACCCCTCAAAGCAGCCGTCTCCTGAAGCTCCCTGTTCGCGGCCTCTGTCTTCTGAGCCGCAATCTTCTTCTGGATGAATTTGCGGAACTCGGCGCGCTTGGGTCTGACGGTCTTGGCGAGGTACTCCTTGAACTCGCCGGGGGTCATGCCGGCCAGCCAAGGACCGCTGAACTTCCACCTCTTTTCGGCTTCTTGGATTTGCTCGTCGGGGCTGAAGGCAGTCACATCGGTGTCGGCCTCGAAGACGGACCGCTGGACGGGGCGGAAAAGTCGGGAGGGATCGCTGATTTCGGACGGTGTGCTGATCGGGATGTTCAGGGCTTGGAACTTCTTGAGCGTAAGGCCGTGTTGGGTGCCAGAGGTGAAGTCGGTAATTTGTTCGAGCGAGTCcatctccttgaccttgaccaTGGGATACGTGGTGCCGGTAGTTGACTTGAGGGGGAGCGGGCGCTTCAGACCCCAGTCCCCACGAGAGCGGGAGGATTCAAAGGTGGTAAGGACCTGGTGAGTTGGGTATGCTTCGGTGGCCGAGGCTCTCTCGCTAATCATCTGAAGCTTGTTGCCGGG belongs to Neurospora crassa OR74A linkage group IV, whole genome shotgun sequence and includes:
- the crp-3 gene encoding 40S ribosomal protein S17 — protein: MGRVRTKTVKKSAKVIIERYYPKLTLDFETNKRICDEIAIIASKRLRNKIAGYTTHLMKRIQRGPVRGISFKLQEEERERKDQYVPEVSALDFTQNSESGQLDVDTETKDLLKHLGFDSIPVNVIPVTQAQPVERGRRFGDRPRRD